In Rutidosis leptorrhynchoides isolate AG116_Rl617_1_P2 chromosome 2, CSIRO_AGI_Rlap_v1, whole genome shotgun sequence, one genomic interval encodes:
- the LOC139892772 gene encoding uncharacterized methyltransferase At1g78140, chloroplastic-like: protein MATAMPAGNVPEADPVSSRLGSSSSTSTRTSCKPSSSLTNSSFFRNFAGKFRSSSSTATVKTVPENDFSDKESKGKKQLLACPICYEKLIWRGDPVFSVDSTPRSILKCYTCKKIYTGNETHLDLTVISSSKKYGESMPASSEIFRLPIMSFLYERGWRQGFSVMGGYPGPEKEFELMRDYLKPVNGGSIIDASCGSGMFSRLFAKSGLFSLVVGLDFSESMLKQCYDYINRDINISKENLILVRADIARLPFPSSSIDAVHAGAALHCWPSPSAGVAEISRILRPGGVLVATTYIIDGPYSLIPFLGALRQNLGQLSGSHLYLSERELQELCSSCGLVDYTCIRNRAFVMISARKPS from the exons ATGGCGACGGCGATGCCAGCCGGAAATGTACCGGAAGCTGACCCGGTATCCAGTCGACTCGGTAGCTCATCTTCTACTTCAACTCGCACTTCATGTAAGCCTTCATCGTCTCTCACAAATTCATCTTTCTTCCGGAATTTCGCGGGAAAATTCCGCTCGTCATCTTCAACCGCCACCGTCAAAACTGTGCCG GAAAATGATTTCAGTGATAAAGAGTCTAAAGGAAAGAAGCAGTTACTGGCTTGCCCTATATGTTATGAAAAGTTAATATGGAGGGGTGATCCGGTTTTTTCCGT AGATTCTACGCCTAGGTCTATTTTAAAATGCTATACCTGTAAAAAAATCTACACCGGTAATGAAACACATCTTGATCTCACCGTAATTAGTAGCTCGAAGAAATATGGTGAATCTATGCCAGCTTCTTCTGAGATTTTCAG GTTGCCAATAATGTCGTTCCTTTATGAGAGGGGCTGGCGACAGGGGTTTTCTGTAATGGGTGGTTACCCAGGCCCAGAGAAAGAG TTTGAATTGATGAGAGATTATCTTAAGCCAGTCAATGGAGGAAGCATTATTGATGCTAGTTGTGGTAGTGGGATGTTTTCAAGGCTTTTTGCAAAGAGCGGGCTATTTTCTCTTGTCGTGGGGCTAGATTTCTCAGAGTCTATGTTAAAGCAGTGTTATGACTACATCAATCGGGACATAAACATATCTAAAGA GAACTTAATCTTGGTTAGAGCTGATATTGCACGACTTCCATTTCCTTCAAGTTCTATAGACGCTGTGCACGCTGGGGCGGCTCTTCATTGTTGGCCCTCACCATCTGCTGGC GTAGCTGAAATAAGTCGAATTCTACGACCTGGAGGTGTTTTAGTTGCCACAACCTACATAATAGATGGTCCTtattcattaatcccctttttagGGGCCCTACGCCAG AATCTGGGTCAGTTATCAGGGAGCCACCTTTACCTGTCTGAACGTGAATTACAAGAGCTCTGCTCAAGTTGTGGACTGGTGGACTACACATGTATTCGAAACAGAGCTTTTGTTATGATCTCTGCTCGAAAGCCAAGCTGA